The following proteins are encoded in a genomic region of Dioscorea cayenensis subsp. rotundata cultivar TDr96_F1 chromosome 8, TDr96_F1_v2_PseudoChromosome.rev07_lg8_w22 25.fasta, whole genome shotgun sequence:
- the LOC120266534 gene encoding cytochrome P450 724B1-like isoform X1, with translation MLPQSRLAIYFTITFSLLWTPQIWIFCLDWCIIDLKECLKSGWWRGFNAIFARKLIEGHWNMRMMVGVPVFLSCVLLLLLALLPLVVLFFHFLPLFLNFRASIPSGIFGWPLVGETLSFLTPHASNSLGAFLEHHVSRYGKVFKAHLFCTPTVVSCDQELNQFILQNEEKLFQCSYPKPIHGILGKSSMIVVVGDTHKRLRNLALTLVTTTKSKPSYLYDMESIAIHVLNSWKDKSIVFFCEEAKKFTFSVIVKQVLGLSPDEPQTSKILEDFLTFMKGFISFPFYIPGTSYAKAVKARAKISFTVKSIMEARRRKHGEDSAKQQQKGDHFLDVLLSLTNLSEDEKVSFVLDSLFGGYETTSVLMSMAVFFLGQSPLALQQLKQEHEEIKAKRNKDEYYLSLEDYKQMEFTQNVINEALRCGNIVKFVHRKALKDVTFQGHLIPAGWKVLPVFSAVHLDSSLHDNALEFHPWRWEKQGQMTCKKFTPFGGGPRICPGFELAKVETAVFLHHLVLNFRWKQEGEDCPIAHPYVEFPRALPLEIEPIPMESSF, from the exons GAAGCTCATTGAAGGGCATTGGAACATGAGAATGATGGTTGGAGTGCCGGTGTTTCTCTCTTGTGTTTTGCTGCTGTTACTTGCCCTTCTTCCCTTGGTTGTGCTCTTCTTTCACTTCCTCCCTTTGTTCTTGAACTTTAGAGCTAGTATTCCAAGTGGGATTTTTGGCTGGCCTTTAGTTGGTGAAACCTTGAGCTTTTTAACTCCCCATGCTTCTAATTCTCTTGGTGCTTTCTTAGAACACCATGTCTCAAG ATATGGGAAGGTGTTCAAGGCTCATCTGTTTTGCACTCCAACAGTGGTGTCTTGTGACCAAGAGCTGAACCAGTTCATACTTCAGAATGAAGAGAAGTTATTCCAGTGTAGCTATCCTAAACCCATCCATGGAATTCTAGGCAAGTCCTCCATGATAGTTGTTGTAGGAGACACTCACAAGAGGCTAAGGAACTTGGCCTTAACTCTAGTCACCACAACAAAATCCAAACCTTCTTATCTCTACGACATGGAGAGCATAGCCATTCATGTCTTGAACTCTTGGAAGGAtaaatccattgttttcttctgTGAAGAAGCtaaaaag TTCACTTTCAGTGTAATTGTGAAACAAGTGCTTGGTTTGTCACCAGATGAGCCACAAACTAGTAAAATACTTGAAGATTTCCTTACTTTTATGAAAGGCTTCATCTCTTTTCCTTTCTACATCCCTGGCACTTCTTATGCAAAGGCTGTTAag GCTAGAGCAAAAATATCTTTCACAGTGAAAAGCATAATGGaggcaagaagaagaaagcatggAGAGGATTCAGCAAAGCAACAGCAAAAGGGTGATCATTTCCTTGATGTGCTTCTCTCTCTCACTAACTTATCTGAAGATGAGAAAGTTAGCTTTGTGCTTGATTCCTTATTTGGTGGCTATGAAACCACTTCAGTTTTGATGTCCATGGCTGTCTTTTTCCTTGGCCAATCTCCATTAGCTTTACAACAACTCAAG CAAGAACATGAAGAAATAAAGGCCAAGAGAAACAAGGATGAATATTACTTGTCTTTAGAGGACTATAAGCAAATGGAGTTCACTCAAAAT GTGATTAATGAGGCCTTGAGATGTGGAAACATTGTCAAGTTTGTTCATAGAAAGGCTCTCAAAGATGTCACCTTCCAAG GACATTTGATTCCAGCTGGTTGGAAGGTCCTCCCTGTATTCAGTGCAGTGCACTTGGACTCATCACTTCATGACAATGCACTAGAGTTTCATCCATGGAGATGGGAg AAGCAAGGTCAAATGACATGCAAGAAGTTTACTCCTTTTGGTGGTGGGCCAAGAATATGCCCAGGCTTTGAACTTGCCAAAGTAGAGACTGCCGTTTTTCTCCATCACCTTGTTCTCAATttcag atgGAAACAAGAAGGTGAAGATTGTCCCATTGCTCATCCTTATGTGGAGTTCCCTAGAGCACTTCCATTAGAGATTGAACCAATTCCAATGGAATCATCATTTTGA